Part of the Labrus bergylta chromosome 19, fLabBer1.1, whole genome shotgun sequence genome, aaatgtgtcCACTCACTTCCCTGTGGACTTTACAATATATAAGACTTTAGAAAAACAAGTGTAGAGTTCTGCTCGCAAAGCAAAGCAAATTCTTCCAATTTTATCAGATATTCTTCTATCttgatgattattattattatttttttacttttaatttagGTTTAAAACGCCCTTTCCTTGattattcaggaaaaaaaacatattgaataGAAAATTGCCAATGTTCGCTCACTCTTAATTACAGTTTTGTTTACTCATAGTTCCCATATGTAGTTATAGTTTGGGTAGCCATCAATCACATTAAGATCCtatattgacaaaaaaaaaattgtttcccATATTACTTTTGGCAGTCTTATTTGAATACATATATCATGTCATTATTTTACAATTGTGTGTACCTGGTGCCAATAATCTTtgaagattttattttgaaaaataaacaatattaaaCTAATTCATCATCAAACGTGTAAGATGCAGGGGATCTCCGCTGGGGAGTACCATCACACTGACaacacatgtttttcttctctaaaACTTGTAACTAATTAATTTAACAAGGCTTCATTCTCAACATTGAAAGCTAGGTCACTGTTGTTTTCTTAATCTGATGTTTTCTAGTGCAGTAAAATAAGCAGATCATTCAATTCTGCTCAGCTGACATCCTTGACCTTCCACGTATATGTCACACTGCTCCGTAACACTGTGCTTTTGAATATGACTTCAACTCATGTGGCCAGTACTGTGTGTTCTACATGAAGGCCTTTGagttcaaaacaaaagaaacacacagacctcCTGAGCCTCGGCCTCAGTCTCCTTCCAGATGGTGTAAAACACTCGAAACAAATCTGGACCAACCTGCTTCTGATGACCTGCGAGAAGTAAACAGACTTTCAAAAATTCAGGAATCTGACATAACTGCATCTTTAATACATATTTTTCTATCtctaacacacaacacacacatcaagTCAACTGAATGCAGACCAGGCcaacaactttattttctcattcCTGGTAATCTTACCACATACAATGTAGTCTGTGCACTGTCCCACACCCACTGTAATATAGATAAGGTCAATGTCACTTCAATGCAGAGAATTATTTTCAGGAGGCAAATTGTACTGAAACCTCAGATTTGAGCACCCATACTTCTAACTCCTTTACTCCCCTAACACTTAcaatatattaaaaacaaatattggtTGGTTCTCAATCCAGAGCTTTTTTAAGACTTCCTGTTTAACACGCTAAATCTGATCTAAATCTCATCACAGGAATGTTGTCAAACTGGCTGGCAATACTTGCTTCTGTCTGCTTGCAATGTTTATATACAATGTATAAACTGTGGTGTTCAAGTCTGGTCAGTACAGGAGCAATCCCATTCAAATGTAAATTCATATATTTCCAGATGTAAAAGAATCTTTACCAAAAGGATTCACTGAAATGTAGATAGTGGTTTTCAGCTTGATAGCATACTTTCCCTGTAAATCAGTCTTTAGCCACATGCTAACAGCCTGTTAACGACCACTGGAGCCAAACACAAATCAGCCCTGCAAGACAAACCCTCTTTCTTCAAGAAGGGGTAAGGTAATTATTAACCTGAGGAATAAATGTTTGCCCAGGAATacggagcaggaggaggggtgTGGTGGAATGTGTGTGCCAGAGTGTATTTATGCTGTGGCAGTCCAAGCTCAAGAGTtgagagttttgagaaaagctCTGCAGGACATCCTGTTTGATTGAAAGTCGAATTACAACCACTACTTACCAACTGTGAGGGCATCAAAGAGTCTGTGTATGGTTCCTTGATCTTTTACTATGCCGGACTCCTGGACACATTTCACAAACTCCTCCAGGTGCATGTACTTTTTCGGCAGCTGGAAGCGCTTCACTGCACCTTCCTCCTGCCCGTTGCCATGGCACGCACGTTCCCGCTCCTGGTCCCACTTGACCCGACTGATAAGACGTTTAATTTCCTGCCGTCTGTCCGCCTGTGGAAAAATGTATCTGTTACTGTTACACAACTGATCAATGTATTTCCAGTCTTTAGAAGAATCACTGATAAATATCATGGTTACTCATACTTAATGTGACTTACACATATCTATTACTCTTCATTCAAACAACTGAATTGAATCAGTGAATAAGGGCTTTAACACCTCATGATAACCTGGACTGACCTGTAACCGTTCAGCCTCTGGCAGAGAGTCAACCAATGACTTCACCATCTGGGAGGGGAAGATCTCTGAGTCAGTCTTATAAAGACTCTGGAAGTCCTCCAGTGCATCCAGGCGCCTGTTAGACACCGTGTTCACCAAACCACGCAGGTAGTGATACCTAGACAGAGAAAAGGATTGATATGGGCAGTTTTCTATAAAGTTGGTTGGTTTATTTTAAGGTATACAAACTATTTGtgtgtcatttgtttgtttttctccttaaagctcatgtgaggaTTCTTTAGTTGGtactgaaacacactgacactaaaAACGATGCCTCTATAAGACCTACAATAACAAATGTGACCATAGACAACAAGGTTGATAACTTGTATTGAGCACTTTTTCAACTTGTAACCATTGCTGCTAGTAGGTGTCAAACAAAGTGAGCACCAGCACGCAGCTGAAACAGTCTTTGATTCCATTTCCACAGCAGGTGCACAGGGAAAGATATAATTCACTTGTAAAAGAAAACCAAATTTGATTTCTCATTGGAAAACACAACATATTAACGTAAAGAACATGATCAGCTAAGACATAAGATGTAGCactctgtccacagggggcgccaaaatcaataCAATCTGAGagttcttcacaggagctttaaggtcTGGTCTTTCAGTGCCCAATTTATGGGATATAAACCTTTCTTCAATTTGTTTAAGTCCCAAATTTAACCACTAACCCAGTCATTTGAGAGAAAAGCTATACAATTAAGAAAATATCTCTACTCTCTCTACTGTGTCTTTTACAAGTAATTGAAAaggtttaactttttttttcagaaaacattAATATTCTGTGTGAGAATGATCCGTGAGATATGActttcaaaatatatatattcaactttgttgaagatAAACAGTCTCTCCATCCTTTAGTACCTGGCCAGCAGAGCAGACTCGTCTGGTGGTGTCGCATTAATAGACTTCCCCAGGGAAGCAACCATTTCGGAATAGTAGTTCTGGACGTAATGATAGGCCAGCGGAGGGGGGAACTCTGGGAGGCGGAAAACCTTCGCAGCCTTCTGAGGAAACTTTAAGCCTGGAGGTCGAAAAAGGACATTCAAAACATACTTTGACTGATTCACTTTGATCACCCTGCTCTCCATTAATCCCACTCCGTCAACAGCACTGACCAGAATCGGGAGTCATTTTCCTGAGGGAGGCTGGTCTGTTGGACCTGATGGTAGGTAAAGTGTCATTGGCAGGTTGTTCCAGGTTAGGTAGGCTGGCTCCCAGCCGCTTGCTCAGTCTGTTATCAGGACTGGTGTAGCTGCTGTAACCAGTCCTGGATAGCTCAGACATGGGAGGACGCCGAGGAGACTCTGTCATCACTCGATTCCTGTAGAAGAGGAGAGTGATGTAGACACTGGAGTTACATCATTACAACTTGTTTTAAGTAGATTTAATAATGATCTCTGTCAATATGTGTATTTTTATACACAGGCAATTTATTGTTTCATTATAGAGGCAGGCTTTACGGTGGCTGGAAAGTGCAAACCAAAACTACAaattgtgaaacacttttacaaagcttgagacaaatgtacattttggaaaactttttacattttataaaacaaattaaaaatgaaaaacacttttaccaaggacaaaacaaatgtacattttagaaaacaaatttacaagatgtgaaacacttttaaaagcactgaaacaaattaaaaaaacaacagagcacttttaccagtccccaAACTCATTTACAAACCAAACAATCTTGCCGGAAAGGGTATGTACAGatgcaggaagtgacctggaTGTGATTGAGTGAGCAGTCAAAACAAATTAATTGGTTGCTCACTCAATCTCGTAAAAGTGTTTTGCatcttgtaaatgtgttttctaaaatgtaaatttgtttcATCCGtggtgaatgtgtttttattttatactgattcataaaatattaacatgttctccaaaatgttaatttgtctcaagctttgtaaaagtgtttcacactttgtaatttttgtaatttgtaattcCCAGCCCCAATAAAGGCTGAACAATAAACCCACATGTTACATTTTGATGTATAAATGTAGATGTAAATGACTGCCATTCATGACAGGAGTGTCTTTATTACTTGAATactttttacacatttcagtgtttcccctaccattatattaggggggcagcccgccccccttgaaggtcaagtaaaaaaaataaaaaaaaatgtttttgggctttttgtgcctttattgtagggataggataatGGATAGAGTCCgtaatcagggaaagaagtcatttaaggatacctttccaatagaaaaggacagctgtcattaaaagtaatgcatgaacaccaagattccttcaagtgtttgtgtcggcgtgtcccccccccccccaacgctgtaaacctaggggaaacactgcatttGATAAGTAACTAAGTAACAAGTAACACAAAGATCAAGTAACTTTGTGTTTACTTCTTTTCCTTTACTGTGTGCATGAAGTTCTCTGTGTACATATGCAGATGGTAATGTGAAAAcctgtttgctgtgtttttcctGGTTCTAGGGATAAAActattattttctttgtcattttacaacaacaacacctgGTGATAAGCTAGCGCTTCGGCCTTTGCAGCTTTAGCAAGTACTGGCAATGTTGTCCACACACATCAGGATATAAAATTGTTGGATATCATAGATGGACATATTTGAATGTGATATGAAAAGAGAGATTCTCCTCATCGTGTTCCACTCGGTTGTTCACACTAGCAGTGACAGAAATAATGTAAAGGTTGAAAATAAGTCAACTGAAGGATGGAATTTCAAATCAATgcctaaaaccttttttttaagcactttcATCCTAATATGTAGGAACATTTGGATTACATGACGGGCTAACACTGCTTTATTTCCATCCAGTAcaaagaatgcaaaaaaaatgagGTATTTTAGGCACTATACAGACTAGAGCCATACTCCTTCAGCCTGTGCTGTGGCCAAGCCTGTACCGTGTATTGGAGACCCAGGAACAAGTTGAAATGTAAACTGGTTTGAAAAGGTACATAAATGGTTTTGTTATGATTATTGAATGTATTGACTATTTGCTCAGTCTATGtctttttgatatattttctttttccttaaaATGTATCAATTAACAATGCTATATCGACACCTCTTTTAACTGCAGCAAACTATGTTTACTCTTCTTGGCTTGCACTTTTACCCGAAGGTTACCTCCATCCCTCACTTGTGACCATAGAGCGTAAATAAacatggatgaagcctgagtgatgtcactcattGGTTACTCGAGGGGGCTTTTGAAGCCCGTTGAATAGTCATGCTGAAAtctaacttttagtcaacctaatgacatgctaagagctggagctgaggcggtcCTTCAGTCTCCTAACAAACAACTACACCGCGCCAGCCCGTCAGTCAGGTCGGCAAAGCGCCTTATTATGAATatctcttatccttcatcaaaacaaaacGTATAAATTATATAAGCTATTTTCATAAAACCTTCACCTTTGACataaaaaattcaccccccgtacactGTGTGCCGATAAAGACATGAGTTACTAAGACTAAATACTGTATGTTTCCGGAGGTCTCCACTTGCTTGTGATATAATACCTTAATCATACCTGTGTGCATGGTTTCTTGTGTTTTGCTCCATGCAGCTGAAGGTGTCCCGTTTCCTGTTCAGCCTGTCTCGCAGGAATGAGTGGAAGATATGAGTGTCTAATACCTGGGGACAGCAAGcaacaaagagaagagaagagcatGCAGCACATATTGTCAGAGTTTGCTTAtctgtgtgcgtgcgcgtgtgtgtgcatgtgtgcgtgtgtgtgtgtgtaccttctTGTAAAAGGACTGGTCTGCTGGCTCCCTGGTCCTCAGAAACTCCTCACTGTTAAAAACTCTGTGTTCATGGTTTAGAAAGTCCTGAACACCCctaaaaaatgtgacaaaaagcACGTTTTAATTAGAAAAACTCAAAGGAACAGAGTGAAATGGTTTTGTTCTAAATGTATCTTAATGTGTTGAGTGTACCTGAATATGTTGACCACTAGTTCCAGGGTGatgttctgtatttgtttgttgaGGCGTGCCTGCCAGTCTCTGCGTTGGGATCGCAGGGCATTGGCATCTGTGCCTGCTCCGAGGTGACACAGCTCTAAGTCATAGTGAAGCTGAAGACACTCTGCCCTATATGAAGATAAACACCAGGTGAGTAAGAACTGTGTACTTTAGAATGGCCACAcgcattattttatttaatttcaagaataaaaaatgttcctctATAACTTAATTTAGAAAGTATTTCAAGTTCGATGAAATTTGAGATGCAAAGACTACTGGCATTTCAAGAATCACAGTGATTTTTGATTAACATAAATGATGTACAGTAGAGGAGTGACATACTGTTGAAATTAATCAAAGTGGTGGATCAAGAGAAATCATAGCaaacagcgtgtgtgtgtgcgcgtggtTTTGTGACTCTGTGCATGTGTTACCTTGACGTAAAGCTCTCAGCTGCTGCCAGAGGAATAGATGGTAGATCCATGGTTTCAGACCACGACAATTGAATGATGCCATCATCAATGTTCACCAGGATTAGCTCTTCTGTCTCCTataaacaaacatacacatcaACATATTGTAGGTACAATGGGTACAATCCATTACATCACAGTCTGACTGTTGCCTGCTAGATTGACTAACAGAGATCTATTGTTTAACACATGAACTGAGCTACTGTACGGCACTAAATGAAGATGAATGTAGAGGAGAATAAACCGTTATTGTTAAACACTGCTTTCACACTTGAACTCCTGAAagactcctgatatttgccggaggagctgtatgtgtgaacgcaaacagcagcagttctcactcggacttcacccgAAGTTTCTACTACTCAGACCCCtggtattttttctgcagcaagtccgagtgaactgatgtgagaacacagcaggatattattCTGAGAaatcacctcgagccaatgggagtggagagtgacgtttatatactgcTGCAGGGTGCATAGAGTGTATGCATGCATCCCGCTAtgatccggagcagtcctcctgaaattatctagatattttcaggagtgtttatgtgaaaacagcttaagtgAGGTCAGGCTAGAACCACTGGTCATTTGAATTACacttgagctgtttttttttaacacttttgaTAAATGATTTGATGTTTATTACAAAGCCAAGACTTAAGAGGAAAGGCTGAAAGCAAAAGAAATGTAACTGGTTCTAAGTGTTAGTGCCTAATGTGTACATTTCATTCAAATGAACAAACCAAGATTCTCCCTCTGTGGGGAGAAATGACAGTATAGATGTTGACTCAAcccaaagaaagaaacaaagtgaagaCTATAATCCTGAATCCTGACATAAAATCTTAGCTGAAATGGAGACGGTGAATATTTGCACTCACTGCAGCCACCTCCTCGAAATGACTGGCGTGACAGCCCATGAGGAAGGCTGTAGGAGCCATGAGAAAGTCGAGCATTCCTTGAGCCAGGACGGGAACATAGGGCTGCTGCCAGGACAGAGGCTGGAAAAGATGGCAGGAGAATAGAAGACCTTTTAGATTGTCTTaagatttaagttttttttatttgtctgttttagtgATAATAAGACACAGTGTTCCTTCTATACAGACCTGCAGGTACAGCAGCAAACTCTCTGCCACCAGAGTGAGTCTGGCCCAGTCAGCGGAAAATAAAACCAGCCTCTGCTCCTGAAGGAGGCATGACAGCACCTATAGAGAGGAGGGACTCATAGGGTGAAACTGAACACAGGATTTTAGTACTAAAGATACACTTTATGACTACATATTGACCGACATCATTTTTATGATGTCGGTCAATATACTATTATTGTTGTAAAATTCTATAGAACTAAATGACTTCATGCCTTTATACATGCAATGCAGTAATAGTTTCTGCATTACCTGGAGTAGTGTTGTATGGCTGAAACGGAGAAATGGTAAATGCAGGTCAATGTCGATAACAGGGCTGTCCTGATCCTCCCTCGATGGAAGAACCACTTGGAGAGGACGGAGAGTAAATGACTGTAACACAGAAACACGCAAACAAATGACTGTAAAGATCTGGATAATGAAATTGCTCAAACagtgagagaaaagaaaactagGGGTCTCTAAACTGAGACGGACAGAGAGAGTTTCTGACCACATGTAGCTGTCCAGGAGGTGGTAGAGGGACCAGCGAAAGCTTGGCTGAAAATTCTTTGATGGTCTCCTCAAAGTCAGCTTGTCTTGCAGGACGCAGCTGGACCAGGAGACTGAGAATAAAGAGACATGGATTAAGAGAGGGGGTTTAACTTGTCACCAAATCCTCCTTGAAATAGGATGAAGTTATCCATTGGCACTATATGCATTAAGTAAGAAATTACCATGACAAGCAGTCTCTCAGAGCGTTGTAGTACGGGAACTTGGAGATCACACACAAAGCAAAGGGTGTATAAAGACGAGACTTTGATGAATTCCACCTGTGTCCATTCTGGATGGAGCCTTCCAGACAGGACTGACGGAGCAGACAGACAATAAGACAAATCCTTTCAAATGTAATGAATTCAGCGTGatcttgtgtttgtgtaccaGTCTGTGTTTGTACCTGTACTGCTCTGTAGTAGTGCACAACAACTCCATGGGTTCGGTTCCCAAATAGGTCAGTGAAAACCAGGAAGTGATAactgtcttctttctgctcaTTGGCCAACTGGAGACCACCTAGCCAATGGAAACCAAGAACATATACCACTAAGAACAGTTGAACTGTGTGCAGAGCTGGTAATGAGAAATGTAGATTTTTGTGGCGATGACATGAAAGCCGCATCAGACACTTCAACCTAGTTGTCAGTACTTCATATCAAAACCAATGAAGCAAGGCAAACATTATGATGCAACAGATAATACAGAGTACCCCAATGCTCACTTGTGCCTGCCTCAATCAAAATTTAACATAGTTTTCATGAGTAGTGGTTGACAATTGTGTTTGTATCACTTTCACTTGTTGTTGCTTATTATGTGGAAATGTGCATAACGGGTAATGTGTAAAAATTGTTTTCTATGGTATAAGTAAGTATAAGAGTAAATAAGAATATATAAACAAGTATAAACTTGCTGCTGGAGTTATAATTACTTATATTACTTATTATAATCTCATTGTCTAAATGATGTTTCAGACTTCCAGAATAAACAGATGTGTTCTTTGAACGTTTGAAACATGATATTAAGTCCACTAGAGAGTAAACACTAGTACCAGGGAAACAGAGCTGCGGCAAGGCAATGAGGTCCAGATCCTTTGGAACACTGATGTCTTCTGTAACTGAGGACACTTCAGTACGATTGGTTGATTCTCCATTAGATAGAACCTCTGCAGCACGATCTCGCCTCTTctgtaaacaaaaataaagcattcaaacacttttttttttttaactcatggtaaacactgatttatttattatgcaAGATATCAGCAAACCCTGTTTAAAAGCCAAAGGGTTCATATTGACCATTCATGTGTGAGTCTGTATTCAGAGTTTCAGATTCGAGATTTGTTTTACCTTCTTTAtaaaactcctcctcctctggacaCGACTGAAGGCCGGCGCAATCGCCTGGCTCGAGTTAGTCTCCTTGGAAACAAAGGGCGGGGCATGGACCTGCAGTACCTCAGCTTCCAGCACGGGGAACTCGTCTAACTTACTCTGCTGATGAAGCTATAACcgttaaaaaattaaaagatttaTACATTTGGAAACCTACTGTAGATGTCACTGTTCACATAAACACCCAGCATCAAGTTCTTAATGAATGTATGTCGACGATGTCCCACCAGTTCTGTTACTTTAAAATAACAACTTCCAGTTTTTACATTAGATTCTGATTACTTCTACATAGAGGCGATGTTGGCGCAAGAAGCATGCAATGTGTAAAGCTGCATGTATGTTTGTTGGGTGAAGTTATTATGAGTGACAGCATACAGTCCTCATGTAAGTGTATATTGTGTAGTGTACATACCTGGTATATGTCTCGAAGCTTATCACTGGAGGCTCCAACTACCACACACGCCTCCAGCAGTCCGGATGGTAGCTCTGCCATCACATAAGCTGccatagacacacacaaaggcaattTAGATTACATGACATCTCTGCCATAATAACCAAGCCAAATGTGTCTTCCCTGCTTGTTCAGGCATTTACGTCATTTGTTAAGGTCAGTTGTTAAAATCAGAAAATACTGATTAAAGAAATATGTCGGATTGTGCTGTGGTTATGGTTTAAAATACTGATAATTTAAACAATGTCTTACAAAAGATTACCAAAGCAGAGATCTGGTTTACCATTTAGCAACAAAAAGGATCATAAGCTATTATATTTGtactgtgtaaaataaaatattgggtgttattaaagacattaaacacacacacacacacacaaatctctTTGCCCACAACATCCTACAGATGTTTGACGAGACAGATGCACTCTCACTCTACCGTATCACACTTATGTGTGTAAACAGCATGCtgacaacacaatgacacatcTGGCACCATTAAACTTATAAACCTGTTTTGTCACTGAATAACAGATTTTAACCAACTTATTACCATAATCCTACCTAAAAGGGAACAAAGAGTTTAGGTGTCCCTTCGTGGATAACAACACTTTTGATCCAAACAAGCCACATTTAAAccagatcttttttttcccacaagtTGAAGCCTCTTCCTAAGGcttttttctcatttcagtTTCTATTACTTACTGTTCAGCCACAAAGGTTTGGATAAAATAATGAGTTGGTAATATCGTTGATATACTCATCCTGGATGCCTTCACTATGTGCTCAAAGCATTGAACTTAGCATGCTACAGAGAGTACAGAGATGACTGCTTAGAATGCGTTTCCCCTTG contains:
- the dennd3a gene encoding DENN domain-containing protein 3; amino-acid sequence: MAELPSGLLEACVVVGASSDKLRDIYQLHQQSKLDEFPVLEAEVLQVHAPPFVSKETNSSQAIAPAFSRVQRRRSFIKKKRRDRAAEVLSNGESTNRTEVSSVTEDISVPKDLDLIALPQLCFPGGLQLANEQKEDSYHFLVFTDLFGNRTHGVVVHYYRAVQSCLEGSIQNGHRWNSSKSRLYTPFALCVISKFPYYNALRDCLSCLLVQLRPARQADFEETIKEFSAKLSLVPLPPPGQLHVSFTLRPLQVVLPSREDQDSPVIDIDLHLPFLRFSHTTLLQVLSCLLQEQRLVLFSADWARLTLVAESLLLYLQPLSWQQPYVPVLAQGMLDFLMAPTAFLMGCHASHFEEVAAETEELILVNIDDGIIQLSWSETMDLPSIPLAAAESFTSRAECLQLHYDLELCHLGAGTDANALRSQRRDWQARLNKQIQNITLELVVNIFRGVQDFLNHEHRVFNSEEFLRTREPADQSFYKKVLDTHIFHSFLRDRLNRKRDTFSCMEQNTRNHAHRNRVMTESPRRPPMSELSRTGYSSYTSPDNRLSKRLGASLPNLEQPANDTLPTIRSNRPASLRKMTPDSGLKFPQKAAKVFRLPEFPPPLAYHYVQNYYSEMVASLGKSINATPPDESALLARYHYLRGLVNTVSNRRLDALEDFQSLYKTDSEIFPSQMVKSLVDSLPEAERLQADRRQEIKRLISRVKWDQERERACHGNGQEEGAVKRFQLPKKYMHLEEFVKCVQESGIVKDQGTIHRLFDALTVGHQKQVGPDLFRVFYTIWKETEAEAQEVCLPASVLEHIEPSECVFKLSSSVKTSRGVGKIAMTQRRLFLLTDGRPGYVEVAQYRDLEEVKMSSAPFLLLRIPSLKLRVWGRKETFEANLKTETELWNLMVKEMWAGRNMADQHKDPQYMQQALTNALLMDAVVGSLQNSKAIYAASKLAHFDRIKMEVPMMVPKTTADTLKHKINPSLELATPQAVDVLLYTPGQLWVSVSGGKVMVFDASSWSLTHTCQVGNARLNCMLGVDKDQVWMGSEDSVIYIISMVAMVCNRQLTEHRAEVTGLALDTDKYSQKVAYSCSAEGSVMVWDISTLQVKRQFRLSCDRLQSVSTCNGTLWCCSRENIMEVWRNGSVKQHLNLPEQQKGSAATFSSILLLPEREELWSVCVDSGEVCVWHIKDTTKPFHRVSLQDCSGCYCMIKVKNQVWVGGVGRSSTKGKVYILDTERHQVLKELHGHNDKVKSLCTAEDRYVLSGAGKHDGKIAIWKVE